The following coding sequences are from one Lycium ferocissimum isolate CSIRO_LF1 chromosome 3, AGI_CSIRO_Lferr_CH_V1, whole genome shotgun sequence window:
- the LOC132049082 gene encoding AUGMIN subunit 1, with translation MSDIVGGPDSSATTSVTAESSKTTGFDANQIAEVKAWLTLQFDAVGKDVPDFEYTPRSIGELHKLATLSQAKTQAAVIVANDHRQKAAEYRSQAARIREILESVGLAQESLPSNVVSSAHVLAKVSNLLDIRDTELSSFLVAVADLSLRKTAVEEKRAKVQQESKVLLEYIRKAIARLTYLKRTLSQLEDDVAPCEAQMENWKTNLAIMESKERQYLKEYGYYKAMLNRVGYTPEVSHGVLVEMAEHKKDLEKKTKPILDTLRSYQDLPPDKALAALAIEDKKRQYAAAEKYLEDVLQSALASSE, from the exons atGAGTGATATAGTGGGGGGACCCGATTCTTCTGCAACTACTTCAGTAACAGCAGAATCATCAAAAACTACTGGTTTTGATGCAAATCAAATTGCTGAAGTGAAAGCTTGGCTCACTTTACAATTTGACGCTGTGGGTAAAGATGTCCCTGATTTTGAGTATACTCCTCGAAGCATTGGTGAATTACACAAACTTGCCACTCTATCGCAAGCCAAAACCCAAGCTGCTGTAATTGTTGCCAATGATCACCGTCAAAAAGCAGCCGAGTACAGGTCCCAAG CTGCCCGGATAAGAGAGATACTGGAGAGTGTGGGATTGGCCCAAGAGAGTTTACCATCTAATGTAGTTTCATCTGCACATGTTCTTGCAAAGGTTTCAAATTTGTTGGATATTAGAGATACTGAATTAAGTAG TTTTCTTGTTGCAGTGGCAGATCTTTCTCTACGGAAAACAGCAGTAGAAGAGAAGAGAGCTAAAGTGCAGCAAGAATCAAAAGTTCTTCTTGAGTACATTCGAAAGGCAATAGCAAGATTGACTTATTTGAAAAG AACACTTTCACAGCTTGAAGATGATGTTGCTCCATGTGAAGCACAAATGGAGAACTGGAAAACAAACTTAGCAATTATGGAGTCAAAAGAGCGGCAGTATTTGAAAGAGTACGGTTATTATAAG GCTATGCTTAACCGTGTTGGTTACACCCCAGAGGTTAGTCACGGGGTATTGGTCGAGATGGCAGAGCATAAGAAGGACTTGGAGAAGAAAACAAAGCCAATTCTTGATACTCTGAGAAGCTACCAAGACTTGCCTCCT GATAAAGCCTTGGCGGCATTGGCAATTGAGGACAAGAAAAGGCAGTATGCTGCTGCTGAGAAGTATCTTGAAGATGTGTTGCAGTCAGCTCTTGCCTCCTCAGAGTGA